One window of Triticum dicoccoides isolate Atlit2015 ecotype Zavitan chromosome 5A, WEW_v2.0, whole genome shotgun sequence genomic DNA carries:
- the LOC119300863 gene encoding uncharacterized protein LOC119300863 isoform X1, which translates to MRGATSASNPPLGKELEAGGLGRREEPGAHPSSHGCLVDLEVSVAGGASDASRRRTRSMDIVIMVTLSQCIIFGSHIPQGAPSSDSMSDDLRNKRRNNLAEEFGEEEQEKNTFILIGMETPVRIECIIANQLLCMVSGHACLFLREQGTYKKSPGSFT; encoded by the exons ATGAGAGGCGCCACCTCTGCCTCCAACCCCCCACTGGGCAAGGAGCTCGAGGCAGGCGGTCTGGGAAGGCGAGAGGAACCAGGAGCTCATCCCTCCTCCCATGGCTGCCTCGTGGATCTGGAGGTGTCTGTTGCAGGCGGCGCGAGCGATGCAAGCCGGCGGCGAACTAG GTCCATGGACATTGTCATAATGGTCACCTTATCGCAGTGTATTATTTTTGGATCTCATATTCCTCAAG GCGCTCCATCCTCTGATTCAATGTCTGACGATCTAAGAAATAAGAGGAGGAATAATCTAGCAGAAGAATTTGGTGAAGAAGAACAAG AAAAGAATACCTTTATCCTGATAGGCATGGAAACACCGGTTCGCATTGAGTGCATCATCGCTAATCAGCTACTATGTATGGTCAGCGGACATGCTTGCTTATTCCT TAGAGAGCAAGGGACATATAAGAAATCTCCAGGTAGCTTCACTTAG
- the LOC119300863 gene encoding uncharacterized protein LOC119300863 isoform X2: MRGATSASNPPLGKELEAGGLGRREEPGAHPSSHGCLVDLEVSVAGGASDASRRRTRSMDIVIMVTLSQCIIFGSHIPQGAPSSDSMSDDLRNKRRNNLAEEFGEEEQEKNTFILIGMETPVRIECIIANQLLLESKGHIRNLQVASLRCIIFC; encoded by the exons ATGAGAGGCGCCACCTCTGCCTCCAACCCCCCACTGGGCAAGGAGCTCGAGGCAGGCGGTCTGGGAAGGCGAGAGGAACCAGGAGCTCATCCCTCCTCCCATGGCTGCCTCGTGGATCTGGAGGTGTCTGTTGCAGGCGGCGCGAGCGATGCAAGCCGGCGGCGAACTAG GTCCATGGACATTGTCATAATGGTCACCTTATCGCAGTGTATTATTTTTGGATCTCATATTCCTCAAG GCGCTCCATCCTCTGATTCAATGTCTGACGATCTAAGAAATAAGAGGAGGAATAATCTAGCAGAAGAATTTGGTGAAGAAGAACAAG AAAAGAATACCTTTATCCTGATAGGCATGGAAACACCGGTTCGCATTGAGTGCATCATCGCTAATCAGCTACTAT TAGAGAGCAAGGGACATATAAGAAATCTCCAGGTAGCTTCACTTAGATGCATCATCTTCTGCTAG